A stretch of Fusarium poae strain DAOMC 252244 chromosome 2, whole genome shotgun sequence DNA encodes these proteins:
- a CDS encoding hypothetical protein (TransMembrane:2 (i22-42o57-77i)), whose product MSTKNTTLTACSAPVRNRRNQFVSLNAVMGIFSGLFVLQRFLTKLFINLPLGLDDLFIVLVMCAAVPSNIINAYGLAPNGIGRDIWTTV is encoded by the exons ATGA GTACCAAGAACACCACCTTAACAGCATGCAGCGCGCCTGTTCGAAACCGCAGAAACCAATTCGTTTCCTTGAATGCCGTAATGGGGATCTTTTCAGGCCTCTTTGTGCTCCAACGATTCCTAACGAAGCTCTTCATTAATCTCCCTCTTGGCCTCGATGATCTATTTATTGTCTTGGTCATGTGTGCTGCTGTCCCGTCTAATATCATCAACGCATACGGTCTGGCTCCTAATGGCATAGGCCGCGATATCTGGACTACGGTATAA
- a CDS encoding hypothetical protein (SECRETED:SignalP(1-14)), giving the protein MLSALLILLGVTLAVLYIRTRPRKNLPPGPKPLPILGNIRDLPDGTTPEYQHWIKFKNIYGPISHVSIFGQSLIILHDRDAANTILEKTSIKTSGRPQSKFKSTTLHTHTHNTQVYYAR; this is encoded by the coding sequence ATGCTATCTGCACTCCTGATTCTTTTGGGGGTTACCCTCGCAGTACTCTACATTCGCACCAGACCTCGCAAGAATCTCCCTCCCGGTCCCAAGCCTCTCCCCATCCTCGGCAACATCAGAGACTTGCCGGATGGGACCACCCCAGAATACCAACATTGGATCAAGTTTAAAAACATTTACGGTCCTATCAGCCACGTTTCCATCTTCGGCCAATCCCTCATCATACTCCACGACCGTGACGCTGCAAACACTATCCTAGAGAAGACATCAATAAAGACTTCAGGACGGCCACAGTCAaagttcaaatccacgacactacacacacacacacacaacacacaagtctattacgcccggtag
- a CDS encoding hypothetical protein (TransMembrane:1 (o151-173i)) — MHPKDSIKSTWPLGNKSEWGVSHHIIHALNTYPIGPGEDVPVHKKDRQDALFLSVAEPRMGSLARLCANCNSPSFAIFWTVVREVKAARKLGHQYGFLDGDSHERDGIPDVGVDKVVTSLWKTTGSRILLATCISYKTGQSPLSVMSDWSWWVWLYLQIGLYGIILDFWFYVYHRAMHDIDSLWKYHRTHHLTKHPNTLLAAYADHEQEFFDMVGVPFLTWATFQCLGIPLGFYEWWVCHQYIAFTEVLGHSGLRVCGMPPSTLNWLLQLVGAELVIEDHDLHHRKGYRKSHNYVNY; from the exons ATGCATCCCAAAGACTCTATCAAGTCCACCTGGCCTCTTGGCAACAAGTCGGAATGGGGTGTTAGCCATCACATCATACATGCCTTGAACACCTACCCTATCGGCCCAGGCGAGGACGTGCCTGTGCATAAAAAAGACCGACAAGATGCCCTATTTCTCTCAGTGGCAGAACCACGTATGGGTTCTCTTGCACGCCTTTGCGCCAATTGCAATTCACCAAGCTTTGCTATCTT CTGGACTGTTGTTCGAGAAGTCAAAGCTGCACGCAAACTGGGGCATCAGTATGGGTTCCTAGATGGTGACTCTCATGAGCGTGATGGGATCCCGGATGTTGGAGTTGACAAGGTGGTTACGTCTCTGTGGAAGACGACTGGGTCACGTATCCTCTTGGCGACATGCATCAGCTACAAGACCGGACAGTCTCCATTGTCTGTCATGAGCGACTGGTCTTGGTGGGTATGGCTATACCTCCAAATCGGACTATACGGCATCATTCTCGACTTTTGGTTCTATGTCTACCATCGGGCTATGCACGACATTGATTCTTTGTGGAAGTATCATCGAACTCATCACCTGACGAAACATCCCAATACTCTTCTTGCCGCCTATGCCGACCACGAGCAAGAGTTTTTCGACATGGTTGGAGTGCCGTTCCTAACATGGGCGACATTTCAGTGTCTCGGTATCCCGCTGGGCTTTTATGAGTGGTGGGTCTGTCACCAGTACATTGCGTTCACAGAGGTCCTTGGCCACAGTGGACTCAGAGTCTGTGGTATGCCTCCCTCGACTCTGAATTGGTTGTTGCAGCTGGTTGGCGCTGAACTTGTGATTGAGGATCATGACCTGCATCATCGCAAGGGATATAGAAAGAGCCACAATTACG TAAACTACTGA